The Trinickia caryophylli genomic sequence CTGCGCGCGTGCCCACGCCACGCCGCGTGGAAGGGCTGCGCCTCGGCGTGCTCACGCATTACGTGACCGACGGCATGGAGCCAGGCGTCGCGACCGCCGTCGATGCGGCCCTCAAGCATCTCGAGGCTGCCGGCGCGATCCTCGCCGACGTACGCTTCGCCCCGCTCGAGCGCCTGCCCGAAATCAATCGTTTCGGCTTTTCGGCGATGGAAGCCTATGCCTGGCATCGCCGCTTTCTCGCTGCGCAACGCGAGCAATACGACCCGCGCGTGCTCGCACGGATACTGAAAGGCGAAACGGCGCGCGCCGTCGACTACCTCGATCTCGTTGCCGAGCGCGAGACGCTGATGCACGCGGCGGAAGAAACCCTGTGGCAGCACTTCGACGCTATCGTCGCGCCGACCGTGCCGATCGCTCCGCCGCGCGTAGCCGACTGCGCCCGCGACGACGAAGCTTACGCACATATCAACGCGCTGGTGTTGCGCAACCCGAGTGCGTTCAACGTGCTGGACGCCTGTGCGATCTCGCTGCCGTGCCACCGGCGCGGCGACGCGCCGGTCGGCCTCATGCTCGCGGCAGGTCCGCACCGCGACGACGCGCTGCTCGCGACAGCGCTCGCCGTCGAGCGGGTAATCGACTCGATCCGCTAGCGGCCGCCGCGCCGCACCGCGCTACATGGCATGGCACCCCATCTAGCGGCGCCAAGCACTAGAATGCATCGATTTCGTACCTCGGAGCCCTCGCTTCATGAATGACTTTCTTTCGCTGCGCCGCGAGCGCCGCCTGCTCGTCCTGCTCGGATGCGTCTGTCTAGGCCTGCTGGGCGGAGCACTCTATCTGCAGTTCGCAAAGGGGGAAGATCCCTGTCCGCTTTGCATCATCCAGCGCTATTTCTTCGTGCTGATCGCCGCCTTCGCCTTCGCGGGCGCGGCCTGCAAGGGCTGGCGCGGCATCGGCGCCTTCGAGGTGCTGATCGCCATCGCGTCGGCGGCCGGCATCGCTACGGCCGTACGCCATCTTTCGATCCAGCTTCATCCGGGTTTCAGCTGCGGTTTCGACACGTTGCAGCCAATCGTCGACGGATTGCCGCCCGCGCGTTGGCTGCCGAGCGTGTTCAAGGTGGCCGGGCTCTGCGAAACGGTCTACCCGCCGATTTTCGGCATCCTGCTGCCCGGTTGGGCACTCATCGCCTTCGCGCTCATTTTTGTCTGCGTGGTCGCGAGCCTCTGGCGCCGACGCGGCAAGCGGCGCCTGAACCTCGCGTAAAGCACGCACGGTCGGTCGCCGGTAGCCGGTAGCCGCTTGCGGCGCGCAACGCATCATCTCGGGCCGCACGGCCGGCGGCCGCGCACCTGGCGCAGCTTGAAGCGACTCGAAGCGGCGTGAAGCTGCGCAATGCGGTTTCGAGCCGCTCGCCCCATACCGGCGGGCGCCTTCTTCGCCGCCGCGCGCCCCTGCAACTTCCGCGCGCGCCGCGCATCGTACTTATGCGGGCGCTGATAGCCCGCATCAGCACGCCGCGATCTTCTCCCTTTATTGCGGTGCTATCTTTTGTCACAGATGGCGATCCACGTGCGCCCGGCGGTCATGGCCGCCCCTCGCGTAACGCGCGCCTGATCCGCACCTCACAGGATTCGGCTATGACGACGCACTCCATCCGCTTTTACTACCGCGGCGCCGTGCACCACGTGCAAGGCGCGCCCTCCACGCGCACCGTTCTTCAATACCTGCGCGAGGATCTGCGCTGTACCGGCACGAAAGAAGGCTGCGCCGAAGGCGATTGCGGCGCCTGCACGGTCGTGATCGGCGAGCTCGATCCCTACGGGGCGCTCGTGCTCAAACCCGTCAACGCCTGCATTCAGTTTCTGCCCACGCTCGATTCCCGCGCGCTCTTCACCGTCGAGGACCTGCGCGGCAAGGACGGCAGGCTGCACCCGCTGCAACGATCGCTCGTCGACTGCCATGGCTCCCAATGCGGCTTTTGCACGCCCGGGTTCGCCATGTCGATGTGGGCGCTCTACGAGAACCGCCTGCCCGCGGCCGGCGCTCCTTCGCGCGAAGAAATCGCGACGGCGCTTTCGGGCAACCTGTGCCGCTGCACCGGCTATCGCCCGATCGTGGACGCGTGCCAGGCCATGTTCGACGAAACGCACCACCCGCGCGTGGCGCTCGATCGCGCGCCCATCGCCAATGCGTTGCTCGGCCTGAAGCGAGAAGGCACTTTCGAGTATGCGGGCGCGAAGCCGGGTGATGGAACAGGCGCGAAATTCTTCGCGCCGACCACCGTCGACGCACTCGCCGCATTGCGTCTCGCCCACCCGCATGCGCGCGTGCTCGCGGGCGGCACCGACGTCGCGCTCCAGGTCACCAAGCAGTTGCGGGCGCCGGGCGATCTCATCTATATCGGCGGTGTTTCCGCACTGAAAACGATCGAGCGCACCGGCGAGGCAATCGTCATCGGCGCGGCTGCCTCGCTCGAAGACGCCTATACCGCCTTGACAGCCGACTACCCAATGCTCGCCGAGTTCGCCCGGCGCTTCGCCTCGCTGCCGATCCGTCAGGCCGGTACGCTGGGCGGCAATGTGGCGAACGGGTCGCCCATCGGCGATTCCATGCCGGTATTGATCGCCCTCGGCGCGCAACTGGTACTGCGGCGCGGCGCGCAAGAGCGCGTGCTGCCGCTCGACGCGTTCTATCTCGGCTACCAGAAGACGGCTCTCGAGCCGGGCGAATTCGTCGCGGCGCTGCACGTGCCCCGCCCCCGCCCGCCGTTGCGCTTTCGCGCCTACAAGGTGTCGAAGCGATACGACCAGGATATTTCGGCCGTGTGCGGCGCATTCGCGATCGAGACCGCCGACGGCACCGTCACGTCCGCGCGCATCGCATTCGGCGGCATGGCGGCTACGCCCAAGCGCGCGAGCGCCGCCGAGGCCGTACTGGAGGGCGGAGCCTGGGACGAAGCCGCTTTGCGGCGCGCCATGGCTGCGCTCGCCGGCGATTTCGTACCGCTCACGGACATGCGGGCCACGAGCCGCTACCGTATGACCGTCGCACGCAACCTGCTCCGGCGCTTTTACCTCGAAACGCGCGAGGACGCGCCACTCGGTGCGACCGAACTCGACGTGTTCGCGTTCGGCCAGGCGCACGCGCCTTGCGCCAGGGAGTCCGCATGAGCTCCCGCACCGATGGCAAGACCGCGATCGGCGTCGCGCTGCCGCACGAATCCGCCGAGCTGCACGTAAGCGGCGAAGCGGCCTATACCGACGATCTGCCGGAGTTGGCCGGCACGCTGCACGTCGCGCTCGGCCTGTCGCGTCATGCGCATGCCCGCATCGTCTCGCTCGACCTCGACGCGGTACGTGCGGCGCACGGCGTCGTCGCAGTGTTGACCGCCGGCGACATTCCCGGGGAGAACAACTGCGGCCCGGTGGTACACGACGATCCTGTCCTGGCCGATGAGCTCGTCTCGTACCTCGGGCAACCGATATTCGCCGTCGTGGCGACGAGCCGCGAATCGGCGCGGCGGGCCGCCGCACTCGCGAAGAGCGACGACGTCGTACGCTACGAGCCGCTCGAAGCCGTGCTGAGCGCCGCCGATGCGCGCGACCGGCGGCAGTACGTCCTGCCGCCGCTCAATCTCGTACGCGGCACGCCGGCCGAAAAGATCGCCGCGGCGCCGCGTCGCCTGCAGGGCGAATTCGAGGTCGGAGGCCAGGAACAGTTCTATCTCGAAGGGCAGATCGCTTATGCGGTTCCCAAAGAAGGTGCGAGCCTGCTCGTCTACAGCTCCACGCAGCATCCGAGCGAAATGCAGCAGGTGGTCGCGCACATGCTCGGCTGGCCTGCGCATCGCGTCGTCTGCGAGTGCCGGCGCATGGGCGGCGGCTTCGGCGGCAAGGAGTCGCAGTCGGCGGTCTTCGCCTGTGTGGCGGCACTCGCGGCACACAAGCTGAACCGGCCCGTCAAACTGCGGGCCGACCGCGACGACGACTTCATGATCACGGGCAAGCGGCATGATGCCGTCTATCGTTACGAGGTCGGCTTCGACGACGATGGGCGCCTGCTCGGCCTGCGCATCGAGATTGCCTTGCGCGCGGGCTATTCGGCGGACCTGTCGGGCGCCGTTGCCACACGCGCAGTCTGTCATGTCGACAACGCCTATTACCTCTCCGACATCGAAATCGCGGCACTGTGCTGCAAAACGAACACGCAATCGAATACGGCGTTTCGCGGCTTTGGCGGCCCCCAGGGCGCGCTCGTCACCGAGGTGGTCATCGACGCCGTGGCGCGCGTGCTCGGACGCGATCCGCTCGACGTACGTCTCGCGAACTACTACGGCGTCGGCGAGCGCGACGTGACGCCCTACGGCCAGCGCGTGGAAGATAACGTGCTCGCGCCGCTCACGGCCGAGCTGCTGGCGACGAGCGATTACCGCGCGCGCCGCGACGAGATCGCCCGCTTCAATGCGGCGAGCCCCGTGCTCAAACGAGGCATCGCACTGACGCCCGTCAAGTTCGGCATCTCGTTCAACGTGCCCTTTCTCAATCAGGCCGGCGCGCTCGTACACGTCTATCGCGACGGCTCTGTGCTCGTCAATCACGGCGGCACCGAAATGGGCCAGGGGCTCAACACGAAAGTGGCACAAGTCGTCGCCCACACGCTCGGCTTGCCGCTGTCACAGGTGCGCGTCACCGCCACCGATACGTCGAAGATCGCCAACACTTCCGCTACGGCCGCCTCCACGGGCAGCGACCTGAACGGCAAAGCCGCCGAAGCGGCCGCGCGCACGATTCGCGAGCGGCTCGCCGAGCTCGCCTGCGCCCGCCTGGGCGGCGAGGCCGGCGACGTTCACGAGGTGCGTTTCGCCGACGCCACGGTATCCGTGAACGGGGCGTCGATGCCGTTCGCCGAGCTCGTCAACGCCGCGTATCTCTCGCGCGTGCAGCTTTGGTCGGACGGTTTTTACGCCACCCCCAAAGTCCACTGGGATGCCAAGACGCTCACGGGCCACCCGTTCTATTACTTCGCGTATGGCGCCGCAGTGTCGGAGGTCGTCGTGGATACGCTCACCGGCGAATGGCGGCTCGTGCGCGCCGACCTCCTGCACGACGTCGGCCAATCGATCAATCCGGCCATCGACATCGGCCAGATCGAGGGCGGCTTCATTCAGGGCATGGGCTGGCTCACGACCGAGGAGCTCTGGTGGTCGAACGACGGCCGCCTGATGACACACGCACCGTCGACTTACAAGATCCCCGCGGTCAGCGACACCCCGGCCGCGTTCAACGTCGCGCTCTATCGCAATCAGAATACCGAGCCGACCGTATTCCGGTCGAAAGCCGTCGGGGAGCCCCCGCTTTTGCTCGGGTTCTCCGTTTTTCTCGCGATTCGGGACGCCGTTGCGGCGACTCGGCCCGAGGCCAGGCGCGCGCCCCAACTGCGCGCGCCGGCTACGCCCGAGGCCATCGTCGATGCGATCGAGGCGCTGCATGCGAGCGGCGCGCCCACCCCCGCTAACCGAGGCACGAACGATGCGGCGGCAGAGCGCGTCGCCGGCACAGCCTGAAAAAGGAACGAATCGCGCATGCACGCCTGGTTGTCCGATCTGCAGCAGTTGCTCACGCACGGCGATGCCGTCGTGCTCGTCACCGTTGCGCGCGTCGAAGGCTCCGCGCCGCGAGAGGCCGGCACGAAGATGATCGTCACACGCGAAACCGCGCGTCACACGATCGGCGGCGGCCATCTCGAATGGCGTGCGATCGAAATCGCGCGCGAGGTCCTGCGCGAAGGCGTGCGTGTACCGCGCGCGCGCCGCCTCGAGCGCATGGCGCTCGGCCCGAGCCTCGGTCAATGCTGCGGCGGAGCGGTCATGCTGGCCTTCGAGCGGCTCGATATCGGCGATCTGGGATGGGTCGCCACACTCTCCAAACGGCTGGCTGCGGGACAAGCGAGCGTGCGAAGCGTATCATTCGGCCCTTCGCGCGACGCCGTGATGCTCTCCGAGGCGCCAGCGGGCACCGATGCGCCCGACTGCCTGCTCTGGGACGGCGCCGGCTTCGACGAAGGCAATGCGCTGCTGACGGAGACGATCGTATCGCGCGAGTTCCCGGTGGTGCTGTTCGGCGCCGGGCATGTCGGCGCCGCGCTCGCGCGTGTGCTGGCCACCCTGCCGTGCCGCGTGCGCTGGGTCGACGAGCGCGATGCGCAATTCGGCGAGCAGCTTGCGCCGAACACCGTGCGCGATTTTGCCAACGTGACGATCGAGGCAAACGACGCGCCGGACGAGGCTGTCGACGAAGCCGCGCCGGGTACGTACTTCATCGTGATGACGCACAACCACGCGCGCGACCTGGCGCTTGCCGAGCGCATCCTGCGGCGCGGCGATTTCGCGTTCTTCGGCATGATCGGCTCGCGCACGAAGCGCCGGCAGTTCGAGCATCGGCTCGCCGCGCACGGCATCGATCCGGCGCTCATCGCGCGGATGACGTGCCCGATCGGCATCGACGGCATCACGGACAAGGCGCCCGAGGTCATCGCGATCGCCGCTGCGGCGCAGTTACTGCAGGCCGTCGAAAGCGTGCGCGGCAAGCGCGGTGCCATGCCTGTGCCGCCCCCGTTCAACCCATCTTCGTTTATCCCATCGACCGACCATGACCCCGACATTTGCTGAGAAGATCGCCGGCGCGCCGAAGGCTGAACTACATATCCATATCGAGGGCTCGCTCGAACCCGAGCTCATCTTCAAGCTGGCCCAGCGCAACGGCGTGGCGCTCGCCTACGATTCGATCGATGCCCTGCGCCGTGCTTACGCCTTTACCGATCTGCAATCGTTCCTCGACATCTACTACGCGGGCGCGAGCGTGCTCGTGACCGAGGACGATTTCTACGAGATGACCGCCGCCTACGTCGAGCGGGCGCTTGCCGATCATGTCGCGCATGCCGAGATCTTTTTCGATCCGCAAACGCATACCGAGCGCGGGATCGCGCTCGAAACGGTCGTGGCCGGCATCGAGCGCGCCCTGGCGGAGGGCGAGCACCGCGGCTTGTCGAGCAAACTGATCCTCTGCTTCTTGCGGCATCTGCCCGAGGAGGATGCGCTCGAAACCTTCGAAGCCGCACTGCCGCTCTTCGAGCGTTACGCCCATCGGCTCGTCGGCGTGGGCCTCGACTCCTCCGAGCGCGGGCATCCGCCGTCGAAATTCGAGCGCGTGTTCGCCAAGGCGCGCGCCCGCGGACTGAAGATCGTCGCGCACGCCGGCGAGGAAGGGCCGCCCGCTTACGTCCACGAAGCGCTGGACCTGCTGAAGGCGGACCGGATCGACCACGGCGTGCGAAGCATCGAGGATCCGGCGCTCGTGGCGCGGCTCGCCGCGTCGCGCATCGCGCTGACCGTCTGCCCGCTCTCGAACCTGAAGCTGCGCGTATTCGACGACATGAAGCACCACACGCTGAAGTCGCTGCTATCGGCCGGCGTGGCCGTCACCATCAATTCCGATGACCCCGCCTACTTCGGCGGGTACGTGAACGCCAACTACCTCGCGGCAGCCGACGCGCTCGCGCTCGACGACGCCGAGGTCTACGCCATCCTGCGCAACGGCTTCGAGGCCTCGTTCATCGAACCCGCCCGGCGCGAGGCTTTGATCGCGCAACTCGACGCCTACTGGCAGCGCGCGCACTGACGCCGCGCGCTCGTTGCATCGAACGTATTCGCCATGACCGATACCGATCCGCGCAAGACCGAACGCATTGCTTATCGCGGGAAGCTCCTGACATTCGACGATCGTCCGGACGCATCGGACGAGGCGACCGTTTTCGAAGAGGACGGGCTCTTGATCGTCGAGTCGGGCCGCGTGGTCGCGCGCGGCAGCTACCCGGCGCTTGCCGCCCAGCTCACGGCCGACACGGACGTGCGAGCGCTGCGCGACAAATGGATCGTGCCCGGCTTCATCGACACGCATCTGCACTACCCGCAGACCGACATGATCGCCTCGCCGGCGGCGGGCCTGTTGCCCTGGCTCGAGCGCTATACGTTTCCGACCGAGCGGCGCTTCGCAGACGCTGCCCGCGCGCGCGAGACGGCCGAGTTCTTCCTTGACGAACTGCTCGCCAGCGGCACGACCACGGCACTCGTCTACTGCACCGTGCACAAGGAATCGGCCGATGCGTTGTTCGCCGCGAGCGACGCCCGCAATCTGCGGATGATCGCGGGCAAGGTGCTGATGGATCGCAACTGCCCCGCGTTCCTGCGCGATACGGCGCAATCGGGCTACGACGACAGCGCCGAGCTGATCGCGAGGTGGCATGGCCGCGGGCGCCAGCTCTATGCGCTCACGCCGCGCTTTGCTCCGACCTCGACGCCGGAGCAGCTCGAGGCCTGCGGCGCACTCGCCGGGCAACACGCCGACGTTTTCATCCAGACCCACGTCGCGGAGAACGTTGACGAAATCAAATGGGTGACCGAGCTGTACCCTGGCCACCGCAGCTATCTCGACGTCTATGACCGATATGGCCTGCTGCGCCGCCGCGCCGTTTACGGTCACTGCATCCACTTCGACGACGCCGATCGCGCGCGCATGAGGGAAACGGGTGCCGTGGCGTCGCACTGCCCGACGTCCAACCTTTTCCTGGGCAGCGGCCTCTTCGATATGGGCAAGGCACGCGAGCATGGGATGCCGGTCGCACTCGGCACCGACGTGGGTGGCGGTACGTCGTTTTCGATGCTGCAGACGATGAACGAAGCGCACAAGGTTGCCCGCATGAGCGGCCACTACCTGAGCGCGACGCAGATGTTCTGGCTGGCGACGGCGGGCGCCGCCGAGGCGCTCGGACTCGATGCGCAGATCGGCACGCTCGCCCCCGGCAGCGAAGCCGATTTCATCGTGCTCGATCCGCAGGCCACACCGCTGCTCGCGCGGCGCATGGAGCAGGCCGAAACGCTCGAGGAATCGCTCTTCGCGTTTGCGCTGCTCGGCGACGATCGCGCCGTGCTCGAGACCTACGCGGCGGGCCGCCGCGTACATCGGCGAGGCGAGCGCGCGACGAAACGCAAACGGCCCTGACACGCAAGGCACGGTCAGAAAGGGCAGACCCGAACGGGATGGCAAACCCGCGCGCCTATGCTAGAATCCGTCCCTCATTGGGGAGTAGCCGCCCCGACGCCACACCTTGCCTACGCAAGGTTCGTTTTGCGCGTTCGGGGGCATCCGTCAACAGACTTGGCCCGCGCGGCCATGGCGGATGCAGCCTCTGGCCTGGCGAGACCGATGACCCGCATGCGCGCCGCTTCAGGGCCCGGCGCACGGTGGGTCGTCGCTCGCTCACATCTCGGCCCGAGGAACATCATCGACGTGGAACAAGCCTTTCTCATCTCGACCGGTGCCGTCGCACTTGCCGAAATCGGCGACAAGACGCAGTTGCTTTCGCTCGTGCTCGCCGCCCGCTACCGCAAACCCGTACCGATCATGCTGGGCGTACTCGCCGCCACGCTGGCGAACCACGCGGGCGCCGGCGCAATAGGCGCGTGGCTCGGCGCGCTCATTACGCCAACAGTCATGCAATGGGCGCTCGCCGTCTCGTTCATCGTCATGGGCATCTGGGTGTTGATTCCGGACAAGCTCGACGAACGAGAGGCGAACGTCACGCGCGGTCACCTCGGCGTGTTCTGGGCTACGGTGCTGACGTTCTTTCTCGCCGAGATGGGCGACAAGACGCAAATCGCCACGGTTGCTCTGGCCGCGCGATTTCACGACTTCTTCGGCGTCGTGGCCGGAACGACGCTCGGCATGATGCTGGCCAACGTACCGGCCATCCTGCTCGGCGAGCGGTTCGCTCACCGCCTCCCCACGCGTGCGGTGCACGTCGTCGCGGCGCTGCTCTTCATTGCGCTCGGCGTACTCGCCATCTTTCGAGGCACGGGCGGAGCCTGACTCCGGCACCGGGAACCCGCGCGGGTTGCCGACGGCACCCGCCCCGTCGCTTTCAGCGCGGCGCGGTGGCCGCGCCGCTCGCGCCGGTTGTCGCCGCCGCAGGCACGACGGGCACCTCGTTCGAGGCTGCCCTCCCCTTTTTGTCGACGGGAATCCGCACTGTACGGACCACACCGTTGCCAAGCGGAAAGTCCGCGAGTGCGCCGCGCACCAGGTACGGCATGGCGCGCACGAGCGAGGAATCGTCATCCGTATCCCGGGCGGTCACGTTGTAGACCTCCTTGCCGGTCGAGCGCTCGGTCATGCGGATGCCCAGCGTGTGCGTGTAGACCGGATACGTCTGACTGACGTAGCCCGCGGGAAATGCGCCGAACGGCCCCCAGGGATCGAACGGGCGCCAGTATGGCCCCGCCCAGGGGCTGCCGTAGTACACGGGCTGGCTCACCGTCATCGTATCGCCGCGCGTGTCGTACGAGAGCGACACGAGATAATTCGCCTCGCCGGCAGGGCGGGGCCTGAACGCGTACAGATCGAGCTCGTTGGCCACCAACTGTTCGTAGGTGGCTTCCTCTATGCTGTTTTGCTGCGCGGACGAGCGCGAGAACGCATACGTGCGCGTGGCATCGCTGCCGCTCCATGCCGAAAAGGCCGTGACCTGCGTCGTCACGTAACTCGTACAGCCTGACATCGCCACGGCCGCCACCGCCAACACCGGCACGGCCAGACGCCTTGCCCTATCCCACATCGCCGTCATGCATTCCTCGCCAATCAATCGAAATTCATGCTTCGTCATGCCCGCGATGCCGATGATACGCCCAGCGCCCACCCGCCCCCAATCGGCAAAGTGTGCTTCCGACGACGCAGGACATTTAAGGCCTTTGTACAATGGGCAACGACCTCGCCCGTTCGCGCGAGCCGCAACGCTCTACTAGACCGATCCGCCATGTCCGATACAGCCACTCCCGCCGTCGTCCGGCGCTCAGACTACAGCCCGCCTACGTTTTTGATCGAATCGGCCGCCCTCGAGTTCGATCTCGTACCCGAACGCACGCTCGTCAGCAACACCATGCGCGTTCGGCGTAATCCCGACGCGGCCCCGGCGTCGCATCTCGAACTCATGGGCGAGGCGCTCGAACTCGTTTCCGTCTCGATCGACGGCGCGCCGCACGCGCAGCACCGCACTCATGAACACGGCCTCGTGCTCGAAGGCGTGCCGGACGCGTTCGAACTCACGATCGTGAGCACCTGCAACCCGGCGAGCAATACGACGCTCTCCGGACTGTACGTGTCGAGCGGCAGTTTCTTCACGCAGTGCGAAGCGGAAGGCTTCAGGCGCATCACCTACTTCCTCGACCGGCCCGACGTGATGTCGACCTACACTGTCACGCTGCGCGCCGACAAGACGGCCTATCCGGTGCTGCTCTCGAATGGGAACCTCGTCGATTCGGGCGAGTTGCCCGACGGCCGTCATTACGCGAAGTGGGAAGACCCGTTCAAGAAGCCGAGCTACCTGTTCGCGCTTGTCGCAGGCAAGCTCGTCGCCCTCGAGGAGCGCATCCGCACGGGCTCCGGCAAGGAGAAGCTGCTGCAGGTGTGGGTCGAGCCGCACGACCTCGACAAGACGCGCCATGCCATGGACTCGCTGATCCACGCGATCCGCTGGGACGAAAAGCGCTTCGGACTCGAACTCGATCTCGACCGCTTCATGATCGTCGCCGTGAGCGACTTCAACATGGGCGCGATGGAAAACAAGGGGCTCAACATCTTCAACACGAAGTACGTGCTTGCCAACCCCGAGACGGCGACCGACACGGACTTCGCCAACATCGAGGCCGTGGTGGGCCACGAGTACTTCCACAATTGGACCGGCAACCGCGTAACCTGCCGCGACTGGTTCCAGTTGAGCCTCAAGGAAGGTCTGACCGTCTTCCGGGACCAGGAGTTCTCGGCCGACATGCAAGGCGGCGCGGACGACGAAGCGGCCCGCGCGGTGAAGCGCATCGAAGACGTGCGCGTACTGCGGCAAATGCAGTTCGCCGAGGACGCAGGCCCGATGGCGCACCCGGTGCGGCCCGAAAGCTATGTCGAGATCAACAACTTCTACACGATGACCGTCTACGAAAAAGGCGCCGAGGTCGTGCGGATGTACCAGACGCTGTTCGGCCGCGACGGCTTCAGGCGTGGCATGGATCTCTATTTCGAGCGCCACGACGGGCAGGCGGTCACCTGCGACGATTTCCGCCACGCAATGGCCGACGCGAACGGGCGCGATCTGGCGCAGTTCGAGCGCTGGTACAGCCAAGCCGGCACGCCGCGCGTAAACGTGCGCACGGCATACGATGCCGGCGCGAAGCGCTACACCGTGACGCTCTCGCAACGGTACGCAGAGGCGGCGCCCGCCGCGCACGAAACGCAAAAGGGGCCGCTGCTCATTCCGTTCGCAATCGGCTTGATCGGGCGCGACGGCAACGACCTTCCGCTGCGCCTCGAAGGCGAGCCGAATGCGAGCGGCACGACGCGCGTGCTCGATCTCACGGCCGAGGACGCGACCTTCACGTTCGTGGACGTACCCGAGGCACCGCTGCCGTCGCTGCTGCGCAACTTCTCGGCCCCCGTCATCGTCGAGTACGAATACACGCCCGACGAACTCGCCTTCCTGCTTGCGCACGACAGCGACCCCTTCAACCGCTGGGAAGCCGGCCAGCGCCTCGCCACGCGCGAGCTGCTGACGCTCGCGGGCCGCGCGGCGAATGGGCTCGACAACGCCGTGGTCGCCGCATTCGCGCGCGTGCTGACCGACGAAACGCTTTCGCCCGCGTTTCGCGAACTCGCCCTCGTCCTGCCTTCGGAATCGTATCTTGCCGAACAGATGGTCGAGGCGGACCCGGCCGCGGTCCACGCGGCGCGCCAGTTCATGCGCAAGCGCTTCGCCGTAGCCATGCGCGAGGCGTGGCTGGACACCTATGCGCACCACGTGACCCCGGGCGGTTACGAGCCGAGCGCACAGGCAGCGGGGCAGCGCGCGCTGAAGAATCTCGCCCTCGCTTATCTGGCCGAACTCGACGATCCGGCCGATGCGATCCGTCTCGCGACCGCGCAATACGACTCGGCTGACAACATGACCGATCGCGCCGCGGCGCTTTCCGCGCTGCTCGCGGCCGCGGCAACGTCAGGCGCGCCCACGGCCGAGCGTGTGCTCGATGATTTCTACCGCCGCTTCGAACGCGAGCCGCTCGTGATCGACAAGTGGTTCGCCATGCAGGCAACGCAGCGCGGCAGCGCCGGCCGGCCGGTCATCGAGATCGTACGCAAGCTCATGACGCACCCGGCGTTCACGCTGCGCAACCCGAACCGGGCACGCTCGCTGATCTTCAGCTTCTGTTCGGCCAACCCCTCGCAGTTCCATGCTCCGGACGGCTCGGGCTATGCATTCTGGGCCGAACAGGTCATCGCACTCGATGCGCTGAACCCGCAAGTGGCGGCACGTCTCGCG encodes the following:
- the xdhC gene encoding xanthine dehydrogenase accessory protein XdhC, whose translation is MHAWLSDLQQLLTHGDAVVLVTVARVEGSAPREAGTKMIVTRETARHTIGGGHLEWRAIEIAREVLREGVRVPRARRLERMALGPSLGQCCGGAVMLAFERLDIGDLGWVATLSKRLAAGQASVRSVSFGPSRDAVMLSEAPAGTDAPDCLLWDGAGFDEGNALLTETIVSREFPVVLFGAGHVGAALARVLATLPCRVRWVDERDAQFGEQLAPNTVRDFANVTIEANDAPDEAVDEAAPGTYFIVMTHNHARDLALAERILRRGDFAFFGMIGSRTKRRQFEHRLAAHGIDPALIARMTCPIGIDGITDKAPEVIAIAAAAQLLQAVESVRGKRGAMPVPPPFNPSSFIPSTDHDPDIC
- a CDS encoding disulfide bond formation protein B, translated to MNDFLSLRRERRLLVLLGCVCLGLLGGALYLQFAKGEDPCPLCIIQRYFFVLIAAFAFAGAACKGWRGIGAFEVLIAIASAAGIATAVRHLSIQLHPGFSCGFDTLQPIVDGLPPARWLPSVFKVAGLCETVYPPIFGILLPGWALIAFALIFVCVVASLWRRRGKRRLNLA
- a CDS encoding adenosine deaminase, giving the protein MTPTFAEKIAGAPKAELHIHIEGSLEPELIFKLAQRNGVALAYDSIDALRRAYAFTDLQSFLDIYYAGASVLVTEDDFYEMTAAYVERALADHVAHAEIFFDPQTHTERGIALETVVAGIERALAEGEHRGLSSKLILCFLRHLPEEDALETFEAALPLFERYAHRLVGVGLDSSERGHPPSKFERVFAKARARGLKIVAHAGEEGPPAYVHEALDLLKADRIDHGVRSIEDPALVARLAASRIALTVCPLSNLKLRVFDDMKHHTLKSLLSAGVAVTINSDDPAYFGGYVNANYLAAADALALDDAEVYAILRNGFEASFIEPARREALIAQLDAYWQRAH
- the xdhB gene encoding xanthine dehydrogenase molybdopterin binding subunit gives rise to the protein MSSRTDGKTAIGVALPHESAELHVSGEAAYTDDLPELAGTLHVALGLSRHAHARIVSLDLDAVRAAHGVVAVLTAGDIPGENNCGPVVHDDPVLADELVSYLGQPIFAVVATSRESARRAAALAKSDDVVRYEPLEAVLSAADARDRRQYVLPPLNLVRGTPAEKIAAAPRRLQGEFEVGGQEQFYLEGQIAYAVPKEGASLLVYSSTQHPSEMQQVVAHMLGWPAHRVVCECRRMGGGFGGKESQSAVFACVAALAAHKLNRPVKLRADRDDDFMITGKRHDAVYRYEVGFDDDGRLLGLRIEIALRAGYSADLSGAVATRAVCHVDNAYYLSDIEIAALCCKTNTQSNTAFRGFGGPQGALVTEVVIDAVARVLGRDPLDVRLANYYGVGERDVTPYGQRVEDNVLAPLTAELLATSDYRARRDEIARFNAASPVLKRGIALTPVKFGISFNVPFLNQAGALVHVYRDGSVLVNHGGTEMGQGLNTKVAQVVAHTLGLPLSQVRVTATDTSKIANTSATAASTGSDLNGKAAEAAARTIRERLAELACARLGGEAGDVHEVRFADATVSVNGASMPFAELVNAAYLSRVQLWSDGFYATPKVHWDAKTLTGHPFYYFAYGAAVSEVVVDTLTGEWRLVRADLLHDVGQSINPAIDIGQIEGGFIQGMGWLTTEELWWSNDGRLMTHAPSTYKIPAVSDTPAAFNVALYRNQNTEPTVFRSKAVGEPPLLLGFSVFLAIRDAVAATRPEARRAPQLRAPATPEAIVDAIEALHASGAPTPANRGTNDAAAERVAGTA
- the xdhA gene encoding xanthine dehydrogenase small subunit, coding for MTTHSIRFYYRGAVHHVQGAPSTRTVLQYLREDLRCTGTKEGCAEGDCGACTVVIGELDPYGALVLKPVNACIQFLPTLDSRALFTVEDLRGKDGRLHPLQRSLVDCHGSQCGFCTPGFAMSMWALYENRLPAAGAPSREEIATALSGNLCRCTGYRPIVDACQAMFDETHHPRVALDRAPIANALLGLKREGTFEYAGAKPGDGTGAKFFAPTTVDALAALRLAHPHARVLAGGTDVALQVTKQLRAPGDLIYIGGVSALKTIERTGEAIVIGAAASLEDAYTALTADYPMLAEFARRFASLPIRQAGTLGGNVANGSPIGDSMPVLIALGAQLVLRRGAQERVLPLDAFYLGYQKTALEPGEFVAALHVPRPRPPLRFRAYKVSKRYDQDISAVCGAFAIETADGTVTSARIAFGGMAATPKRASAAEAVLEGGAWDEAALRRAMAALAGDFVPLTDMRATSRYRMTVARNLLRRFYLETREDAPLGATELDVFAFGQAHAPCARESA